CCATCTTCCCTTCCACTGCCTGTGAGCCCAACTCCCTGAAGCCTCTGCCCCTCCCACGCCCAGTGTGGGCACTTAACTGCCTCTAAGGAGCTCATTCTGTTTCCCACTCAAAGACCCTcgcatggccaggtgcagtggctcacgtctataatcccagcactttgggaagccaaggtgggtggatcacttgaggccaggagttcgagaccagcctgggtaacatggtgaaacaccgtctctacaaaaaaatgcaaaaatgagccaggcatggtggcagatgccacctgggcagctgaggcaggagaattgcttgaacccaggaggcagagattgcagtgagctgagatcgtgccactgcactccagtctgggcaacagagcaagactctgcctcaaaaacaaaaaacaaaaaacaaacaaaaaaaaaccctcatgtgCAGCATTACAAGGAGGTAGGGTCACTTGGCTTTGTTGGTCAGAGGCACATGGGGACTTAATGTGTGCTCTGCGCAAAGGGAAGGATTTAGATGGAGAGGGCGTTCCCCGTGCAATAAACGGCCTAAGAACAGGTGCGAGGGCTATAAGCTTCCCTGGGGCACCACTGTGCTTTGTGGTGAGGAATACCCCTTAACCCCCTCAGCCCGCCATGGTCTTGTCTCCTGGGAGCATGACCCAACCTGTTTGATTCTCCCTGGGTTTTTCTTGTCCCTGTGGGATTGGTGGTTGGGGTAGGGCACAGGGCTCCAGCCCGAGAGGCCCTAGGTTTGGGGCTCCGCCTCACCATTCATCCTCAGCACCTGAGCGTCTCCGCTCCTGGAGCCTCCCCGTGGCTCTAAAGTGAGGCTGGCAGCCGAGCTGGACCGCTGGGATCTCCTGGCACTGACACCAAATGCCGGCCATGTGTAGTAGGCACCCAGGGACAGTAGTAACTAATACTCGGCTGTAGTCACAGCAGCCAAGATGGGGCCCTGGGGTCTGACCCCAAGCCAATAGGGGTCTCCAGATGGCCACACGTGCCCAGCTACCCAGTCCGCAGAAACAGGGCAGGCCCTAGCAGCCCTGAGCTACCGCAGCACACAGATGGACATGGGACCCTTCCCCATACCTGCCCCAGTGTGGAGCTCTGCACAGCCACCTGAGCTGCCTCATTCCGACCACTGCCATTAGCAACTCAAATCTGACAAGCTTAGGAGCTGGGGCCCAATTCCCACTCTACTCAAGGGCTTCCCAGCTCCACGTGCATGTCTGCTACCCAGAGGCCCACAGACCAGAATAACCTCATCTTCACCCCACCTGGAGACACCAGGGAGCAGGCTGGGGCTGCCCTGGTGGGGGCCCCGAGGAGCCAGGCAGACACACCAGCAATTTTCCAAGGCCTCAGGGAGGGGGCCCTCGTGACAACATTGACACAGGCTGACACCTTTACTTTCCACGCCAATGAGGAGAGCAAGGTCCCAGAGAAGGAAAACTCATTCATAGCCTCAAACTGGACTCCCTGGGGCTGGAGGTGGCAGTGTCACCCTGGGGAATTCCCTGAACATCCCGCAGGCGTCCCTGTCTCCATTTGGAAGCACAGAGACAGGCGGGAGGGGAAAACACGCACACATGGTGTCTGGGACTCCTGCAATGCACAGCTGTTCCGGGGGGGACTTCCTCCTGATTGGGGGGTGCCAGCACCCACCGCCAGCTCTGCTTACAAGAAAGACTCCTGCAGGGCCCTCACCCTCCTACCTTCCCCCCTTCCCAGCCAGAGAGGACTCAGCAGTGCCACGCGGGGTTTATTCCAGTcacagcttccagaggaacgCAACAATAAATTACATCATTAAATAAACTCCGGCTGGACCCCTCTGCCCCCTCCTCTCCACATCCTCCACTAGGACCCTGTGGGGACTCAGCATGGTCCAGCCCCCGCATTAGGGGAGACCCCATCTCCCCTAATGAGCCTCACGGGGTCCCCGCCCTGATCCTCAGCCCCCGGTGCTCACTTGCCTGACCTTGACAGCTGGGCAGCTGCTAGTCAGCTGTCTCTAGGGGGTGCAGGGGGCAGGGTGTGGAGGGCAAGGAGAGGGCAGCAGCCACCCCGCGCCAGGCCTGTGTGGCTAGAGGTGTGTGGGGTTCTCCAGAGAGGGGTCCGTCTTAGTCATGTGCAAGACCACGGTGGGAGCCTTATAGTGGCAGTGCATGCCACGTCCGTAGCTCCCAGGGGCGCGGCAGGCCTTGGCCCGGGCCCGGCCAGCTGCTATCTTGCGGTGGCACAGGCTCTGCCAGGTCTGGAAAGTCTTGGAGCTCCACACCCAGACACCGCTGGTGATCCCCACCACCAGTGACATGAAAATTTTGAGCATGAAGACCGCCACGGTGGGCACCGAGCCCCCTGGCAGCGAGCAGTCCCTCCGGCCTCCGGGCCCAGCGGCCGCTGCGCATGGCTGCTCTGTGGCCCGAAGGCGCCAGAAGTCCATGTTGAGGCGTTCGTAGACATAGCAAACGATGACGCAGGTGGCGGGCACCGTGTAGAGGATGGAGAAGACTCCGATCTTGACCATGAGCTTCTCCAGCTTCTCTGTGTTGGTACCGCCCGTCTTCATGATCTTGCGGATGTGGAAGAGGGCCACGAAGCCGGTCAGGAGGAAACTACTGCCCAGCACCAGGTAGCCGGAGAGGGGCACCAGCACGAAGCCCGTGAGCGCCGCTGCGTCCGTGCTGGCCACATAGCAGAGCCCTGTCAGCTCATCACCCGCCACCTTGCGCAGGGTCAAGATGACGATGGTCTTGAGCGCGGGCAGGCCCCAGGCAGCCATGTGGAAATAGCTGCCGTGGGCCTCGATGGCCTCGTGGCCCCATTTCTTCCCGGCCGCCAGGAACCACGTGAGCGTCAGGACCACCCACCAGAGCGAGCTGGCCATGCCGAAGTAGTAGAGCAGTAGGAAGACCAGCGTGCAGCCCGTGTTCTCCAGGCCCTCCTGGATCACGTAGAGCGCGCCCGCCTCCTGGTCACAGGCCACGCTCTGCGCTCCGGCCACCGCACGGATTAGGAAGGCCAGCGAGTAGACGTTGTAGCACATGGAGAGGAAGATGATGGGGCGCTCGGGGTACTGGAAGCGGTGGGGCTCCAGCAAGAAGGTGAGCACGGTGAAGGCGGTGGAGAAGAAGCACAGCGCCGACCACACGGCCATCCAGACCAGCGCGAAGTCCTTGTCGCGCCGGGACCAGAACACCTCGACGCCGGGCCCGCAGCGCGGTGCGCACGAGCGGCTCTTCTCCACGTACTGGAACTTCTCGGGGTTCTCGCAGGTGCCACTGCCGCCCGCGCCCTGGCCCAGGTCCCCGGGAGGGCGCGCGGGCCGCGGCGCCACGGGCAGCATGCCCAGGCCCTTGTGGGGCTCCACGGGGCCGGCCGTGGCGTTCTCGGGCGCCTCCATGCACAGCGCGTGCGGGTCGTTGCGCGTGGGCAGCCGGGCGCAGTCGAGCGAGTCCGGCCAGCCGAAGTTGAACTGCTCCATGATGGGCGCGCAGCGCAGGCGCGCCTGCTCGCACATGGGCCGGCAGGCGGGAATGGGCGTCGAGACCTGGTCGGTGCACATGGGCGCGTAGAGCGAGCACAGGAAGAAGCGCAGGTGGCTGTGGCAGCCGTACTGCACCAGCGGCGCGAACTCCGCCAGCTCGGCGGCCGCCTCGCCCTGTGACGTGTGGCCCAGCAGGTTGGGCATGCGGGTCAGGTTGTAGCCGATGCCGCGGCACATGGGGATCTCCACCGCCTGGCACGGCGCAGCCCCGCGCCCGCGCTCCGGGTCGAAGCGGCCGATCTCCAGTGCCGCGCCGCCCGCCGCCAGCAGCTGCCACAGCAGCAGCGCCCCCCGCAGAGGCGCCACTGCCATCCCGGGCCAAAGGCGGGAGCGCGGCCCCGGCTCACTCGGGCCGAGCGGTCCCGCGCCCCGGTGCCTGCCCGCCACGTCGCGGGGCGCCGGCCATCGCCGAGCCGCCCACGTGTGTCCGGGCGCCCTGGGCAGCGAGCGGGCAGCCGCCCGAGGGACAGGAGCCGCCGAGCCCGCCTAGCCGCCACCGCTGCTGCCACCCGAGCCGCCGCTGAGCCAGAGCCGGCGCAGCCTCCCGGGGCCGAGGCTACCAGCCCCCGGGGCGGGGCTCCGGGCGGACACGCCCAGGGACACGCCCCCTGCTGGGCTTTAAAGGCGCCGCGTCTCCCGGCCTCGCGGAGCGCGGGGTGGGGCCGGGCCTCATGGGTAGTCTGCGCGCTCGCCCTCCGCttactttcttcccttcccttgctGCCTGGGGGAGGCTGCGGGAAGTCCCCGTACCCACACTCTCAGACTGGGTCGCCTCATTTTACTCTAggaaggagacttttttttttttgagacggagttttgctctagtcgcccaggctggagtgcagtggcgcgatatcggctcactgcaacctccgcttcccgggttccagcgattatcctgcctcagcctcccgagtagctgggattacaggcgattGCCACCACGCccctctaattttttgtatttttagtagagacggggtttcaccattttggccaggctggtgtcgaactcctgacctcaggtgattcacctgcctcggcctcccaaagtgctgggattagaggcgtgagccaccgcgcccagctggaagactttttatttttaatcgttatttctttttagagacagggtctctctctgtcccccaggctggagtccagtggaacgaccgtagctcactgcagcctccctctcccgggctcaagcgaccttcccgcctcagccaccagagtagctgggattacaggtgggcaccaccactcccggctaattttaaaatgtttttgtagagacagggtctcactatgttacccaggctggtcttgaactcctgggcccaaggggtgctcccgcttctgcctcccaaagtgctgggattacaggcgtgctccatCGTGCCCGGCCAGGGGAGACCATTTCTAAGGCTTCCCAGGTGTGGAAGTCTCTGCCTTGTACTCAGTGGCAGCTCAAATGCAGCGTCTGCCTCTCTCCTGGGTGTATGTGACTTGGGgctcccctctgagcctcagcttgcTTTTCTGTAATGCAGGCAGATAATCCTACTGTTAAAATCAACAGTTCTGCCAGGCGTAGTgactcacccccacccccatcttgccccatcagcctgggcaacatagtgagacctcgtctctaataaagaaaaaaaaaatagttttttttttttgagatggagttttgctcttgtcgcccaggctggaatgtagtgtggtgtgatcttgactcactgcaacctccgcctcccgggttcaagcaattctcctgcctcagccttccaagtagctgggattacaggcgcccaccatcactcccgggtaatttttgtatttttagtagagacggggtttcaccatgttggccaggctggtctcgaactcctgacctcaggtgatccatccacctcggcctcccaaagtgttgggattacaggcatgagccatggtgcctggcctgaaaaaaaaaaaaaaggaaaaaaaataaaggaaaaaagaaaaaagaaaatcaacaacacGTATTGGGCACCCGAATCTGATCGATCACACCTCACACTTGTCCTTATTGTATCTTCTCAGCAATCCAAGAATGCTACGTTATCCTTATTTcccaggtggggaaactgagtctcagagaggaaTGACATACCCAAGGGCATAGGGCTACTAAGTGTTCCATTTGTGATTGTCTGTCCTGGACCCCATACCCATTTCACAAGGCCACCTTGCTCCTCTGGGGAGTGGCGCCATCACCCTCTCACCTCTCTCTAGGCTGCCCCCTTGAGACCCCTGGGACCCGCTTATAAACTGCCATGGTTCCTGGGTAGCTCTGTGGGTGAAATCCAAGTGCCACCGGCAGGCCACACAAGGGGCAAGGGGCCCTGATCTGGGACTCTTTAGAGAAGGCCATCCCCCTTTCGCCCATCTGTTCCTATTCTCTTGGCCTGGAAACACCTGGAGGACTCAGAATGTTTCACATGAGCACTTAGCACTTTCATGTGAGCACTTAGCACTGTTTCACGTGAGCACTTTGCACTGTTTCACGTGAGCACTTAGCACCGTTTCATTTCACGTGAGCACTTAGTACTATTTCACGTGAGCACTTAGCACTGTTTCACATGAGCACTTAGTACTGTTTGACGTGAGCACTTAGTACTGTTTCACGTGAGCATATAGCACTGTTTCATATGAGCACTAAGCACAGGGCTAGGCA
This DNA window, taken from Pongo pygmaeus isolate AG05252 chromosome 6, NHGRI_mPonPyg2-v2.0_pri, whole genome shotgun sequence, encodes the following:
- the FZD9 gene encoding frizzled-9 translates to MAVAPLRGALLLWQLLAAGGAALEIGRFDPERGRGAAPCQAVEIPMCRGIGYNLTRMPNLLGHTSQGEAAAELAEFAPLVQYGCHSHLRFFLCSLYAPMCTDQVSTPIPACRPMCEQARLRCAPIMEQFNFGWPDSLDCARLPTRNDPHALCMEAPENATAGPVEPHKGLGMLPVAPRPARPPGDLGQGAGGSGTCENPEKFQYVEKSRSCAPRCGPGVEVFWSRRDKDFALVWMAVWSALCFFSTAFTVLTFLLEPHRFQYPERPIIFLSMCYNVYSLAFLIRAVAGAQSVACDQEAGALYVIQEGLENTGCTLVFLLLYYFGMASSLWWVVLTLTWFLAAGKKWGHEAIEAHGSYFHMAAWGLPALKTIVILTLRKVAGDELTGLCYVASTDAAALTGFVLVPLSGYLVLGSSFLLTGFVALFHIRKIMKTGGTNTEKLEKLMVKIGVFSILYTVPATCVIVCYVYERLNMDFWRLRATEQPCAAAAGPGGRRDCSLPGGSVPTVAVFMLKIFMSLVVGITSGVWVWSSKTFQTWQSLCHRKIAAGRARAKACRAPGSYGRGMHCHYKAPTVVLHMTKTDPSLENPTHL